A window of Amorphus orientalis contains these coding sequences:
- a CDS encoding ABC transporter substrate-binding protein: MKFCDGLKATAVAAGLLAFAGTAHATTFVYCSEGSPEGFDPALYTSGTTFDATSRNVFNKLVEFERGTTNVVPGVAESWDVSEDGTEYTFHLRPGVKFHSTDYFTPTRDLNADDVIFSFERQLDPENPYNQYVEGASWEYFNGMSMPDLIESIEKVDDMTVKFNLTRPEAPMIANLAMDFASIQSKEYADQLAEAGNVQQLNQKPVGTGPFQFVAYQPDAVIRYQANPDYWAGKAPIDNLVFAITPDQAVRLQKLRAGECHLDPYPNPADLSDIESSDGLTLKSQEGLNVGYLAYNTKVEPFDNPKVRKALNMAINKQAILDVVFQGSGKVAKAPIPPTIWSYNDELEDDPYDPDAAKKMLEEEGVTDLSMKVWAMPVQRPYNPNARRMAELIQADFENIGVDTEIVSYEWGEYLERSKAEDRDGAVLLGWTGDNGDPDNFLAVLLGCDAVGGSNRAQWCYEPFEEIIQKAKVVSDQEQRAELYKEAQVIFKEQAPWATIAHSVVNKAMSDQVEDFKIDPFGGHIFYGVDLKQ; this comes from the coding sequence TGCGATGGCTTGAAGGCGACCGCCGTAGCCGCAGGGCTGCTGGCTTTCGCCGGGACCGCGCACGCGACCACCTTCGTCTACTGCTCGGAAGGCTCGCCCGAGGGCTTCGATCCGGCGCTTTACACCTCCGGAACGACCTTCGACGCCACCTCGAGAAACGTCTTCAACAAGCTGGTCGAGTTCGAGCGCGGCACCACCAACGTCGTTCCCGGCGTGGCGGAGAGCTGGGACGTTTCGGAGGACGGGACAGAGTACACCTTCCACCTGCGTCCGGGCGTGAAGTTCCACTCGACCGACTATTTCACCCCGACCCGGGACCTGAACGCCGACGACGTGATCTTCTCGTTCGAGCGCCAGCTCGATCCGGAGAACCCGTACAACCAGTATGTCGAGGGGGCGTCCTGGGAGTACTTCAACGGCATGTCGATGCCGGATCTGATCGAGTCCATCGAGAAGGTCGACGACATGACGGTCAAGTTCAACCTGACCCGGCCGGAAGCGCCGATGATCGCGAACCTGGCCATGGACTTCGCCTCGATCCAGTCCAAGGAATACGCCGATCAGCTGGCTGAGGCCGGCAATGTGCAGCAGCTCAACCAGAAGCCGGTCGGAACCGGCCCGTTCCAGTTCGTGGCCTATCAGCCGGACGCCGTGATCCGCTATCAGGCCAACCCCGACTACTGGGCCGGCAAGGCGCCGATCGACAACCTGGTGTTCGCGATCACGCCGGATCAGGCAGTCCGTCTCCAGAAGCTCCGGGCGGGCGAGTGTCATCTCGACCCCTATCCGAACCCGGCCGACCTCTCCGACATCGAAAGCTCCGACGGTCTGACCCTGAAGAGCCAGGAGGGCCTCAACGTCGGCTATCTCGCCTACAACACCAAGGTCGAGCCCTTCGACAACCCGAAGGTCCGCAAGGCGCTCAACATGGCGATCAACAAGCAGGCCATCCTGGACGTGGTGTTCCAGGGGTCCGGCAAGGTCGCCAAGGCCCCGATCCCGCCGACGATCTGGTCCTATAACGACGAGCTCGAAGACGATCCGTACGATCCGGACGCTGCCAAGAAGATGCTCGAGGAAGAGGGCGTGACGGATCTCTCCATGAAGGTCTGGGCGATGCCCGTGCAGCGGCCTTACAACCCGAACGCCCGCCGCATGGCCGAACTGATCCAGGCCGACTTCGAGAACATCGGCGTCGACACGGAGATCGTCTCCTACGAGTGGGGCGAGTATCTGGAGCGGTCGAAGGCCGAAGACCGCGACGGTGCGGTGCTGCTCGGCTGGACCGGCGACAATGGTGACCCGGACAACTTCCTGGCCGTTCTTCTGGGCTGCGATGCCGTCGGCGGCTCCAACCGCGCCCAGTGGTGCTACGAGCCCTTCGAGGAGATCATCCAGAAGGCCAAGGTGGTTTCCGACCAGGAGCAGCGTGCCGAGCTCTACAAGGAGGCCCAGGTGATCTTCAAGGAGCAGGCTCCCTGGGCCACGATCGCCCACTCCGTCGTCAACAAGGCGATGAGCGATCAGGTCGAAGACTTCAAGATCGACCCGTTCGGCGGTCACATCTTCTACGGCGTGGACCTCAAGCAGTAA